One stretch of Glandiceps talaboti chromosome 7, keGlaTala1.1, whole genome shotgun sequence DNA includes these proteins:
- the LOC144437609 gene encoding NADH dehydrogenase [ubiquinone] iron-sulfur protein 3, mitochondrial-like — protein MASLVGHVARSTRHLLKINRSILPSLAVPTRRTLTTKPTIRPFDEVHRATLSDFGRYVADIMPKYVQLVQVTHHNELELLIHPEGVVPMMTFLKDHHNCQYTNLADITAVDVPTREFRFEIVYNLLSLRFNSRIRVKTYADELTPVDSVVSVHKAAEWYEREVWDMYGVFFANHPDLRRILTDYGFEGHPLRKDFPLSGYVEVRYDDEVKRIVAEPIELAQEFRKFDLTSPWETFPTHRKEEQLEAGETAKPEEKK, from the exons ATGGCGTCTCTCGTAGGTCATGTTGCTCGATCAACGAGacatttactgaaaataaaca GGTCCATCTTACCGTCGTTGGCCGTGCCCACTCGTCGAACGTTGACGACGAAac CTACAATCAGACCATTTGATGAAGTTCACAGAGCAACGTTGTCAGACTTTGGGCGCTATGTAGCTGATATTATGCCTAAATATGTACAGCTTGTACAAGTCACCCATCATAATGAACTTGAACTACTGATACATCCTGAAGGTGTGGTACCAATGATGACCTTCCTCAAAGACCACCATAACTGTCAGTACACTAACTTAGCTGACATCACCGCTGTAGATGTACCAACCAGAGAGTTTAGATTTGAG ATTGTCTATAATCTGTTGTCATTACGGTTTAATTCAAGAATCCGAGTAAAGACCTACGCAGATGAACTGACACCAGTTGATTCTGTAGTTTCTGTACATAAAGCTGCTGAATGGTATGAACGTGAG GTTTGGGACATGTATGGTGTTTTCTTTGCCAATCATCCTGATTTGAGACGTATTCTAACAGATTATGGATTTGAAGGCCATCCCCTCAGAAAAGATTTTCCTCTCAGTGGTTATGTAGAG GTGAGGTATGATGACGAGGTCAAACGTATTGTAGCAGAACCAATTGAACTTGCCCAAGAGTTCCGTAAATTTGACTTGACAAGTCCATGGGAAACATTCCCAACTCATAGGAAGGAAGAACAGCTAGAAGCTGGAGAGACTGCAAAGCCAGAAGAGAAGAAATAG